ACACAATAACCTGactcaacacattttttttttccaaataactcATGCTCAAGatcagggaggggtggagggcaagtttctttccctctccatCAATTCTCCACTTTGCTGTGAGAAGTTAATCTGAGCCTgtaggaaaattaataaatacattaaatgaaGGCAAAGATTGGAGCTGTAAAACTTTCCTTGATTTAGTTTTATTTCAACAGAAACACATTTTTGTCAAACTTTTAATCCTATACATCCTGGGTTCGCAGCACCAGTTGTATATTAGGATCCCCAggtgttcttttattttaataataacatCCATGTGGGGTCTGAGCGTTAGTGTTTTTTGAAGTACTaatatcagaatctctgggaatgGAGCCCAGgcaatgtaatttttaaaagttccccaggCAATTCTAATATGCAGCCCAAGTTGGGAATAACTGCTGTATAAAAAAGAAACTAGGTGGTGAttataactattttaattttaaaatatctgtctgGCCTCAAAGAATAATGTCTCATGAGAGGAAATTTTGACTTTGAgattaaagaatgaaaaaagaaagtatcGGGGCATAGAGAACCATCAGGGAGTGTGcacgtgtgtctgtgtgcatgtgtgtgtgtcctgtTCAGAGGATGTTGCTATAATTCAGTGGTTGTTAACCACCTTGAGAACAGAAGTTTTTCTGATTGTCTAGTGAAAGCTCTATCTTTCTCCAAAACAACGTGCATGTAGGCAAACTTTGCAGATTTTACGATTCATCCTAGTCTTCCTAAAACCAATGTTAAGGACTTCTGATATAGTCGTAGATTTTTACAACTACCATAAAAGGAACAAATAAGCAGGTCAGAAGAATCAGCCATAAGAATGGAGAAACCTGAGGCTAAGTCTTGATTTTGCCCCTCAAATGCCATGGGATTCTAAATAAATCATTTAAGCTTGCTAGGTCGCAGTTtttctaaaaaagtaaaatttgtaaaTGCCTATAGGACAGTGTGGGTGATATTTTTACAATGTTGTAAAAAAAAGTTCAATTGagagtaaatgaatggatgtgaaaatattttgaaaagttatGACTTATTATTAGACATATTCAGAATTAATCTAAGAGGAAACATCCAATTTCTTGGGTAACTGACATGCTTATCTAGCACTCATTTTTGTGTACATCTGCCTTGTCAGAGACCACAGATTATAAGGAATTTACCAACTCATGGGCTTTAAACTCTGCCTTAGAAAGACAGTGAGTGCTCGCCCCAGCTGCCCTGTGTACTCAAGCCCTGTGTCCATGCAGTGTGATGTCTGTCCTGCAGTATTCACTTGTGCTGCTTTCTGCCAAACTGTTAGTAAATCCAttcttattactttaaaaaattcagcatgtctgaaaatgcaaaggaaaagtcaTATTTCCATGAGAAATGAAATCTATGAACCAAAATTTAGTGTTTTTCCACAGGAGTCCTGAagtatttgtttctttcctccccCATCTCCTACCTGACCCAAGGCCCTGGGGTCTCCCGCTGTTGTGTTCCCCACCAAAAGATCGCTACCTAACAAAGCAACTGTTTTATTTCCCAAGGAAACACTGTCTCAGAAGTACTTTCAGTCCCatgatattaaaatgtaaaaatctagaattaagaataaaacttgtcaaggccagcccagtagcataatggttaagttcgcacactctgcttgggcggcccagggttcgcaggttaggatcccgggtgcagacctactcaccattcatgaagccatgctggggcagcatcctgcatacaaaatagaggaagattggcatggatgttagctcagcaacaatcttcctcaagcaaaaagcggaagattggcaacagatgttagctcagggccaatcttcctcacctaaaaaaacCCACTTTTTTCACAGCCAGTTCTTCAGAGTTAAGGCCACTTACCCAGACTGTGGTAAGATGTTAACAAGAGATGCAAATTTAATGTGCAAAGAGTAAGCAGGGTGACCCTAAAAGAAAGACACCAGCTTTCCTTAGCATCCATGCTTCCCGTTCATTTCATTGTCtgaattttaatgaaaagaaatcaaaatgcgCATGGAGGATCCAATACTGATATTGagttttgattgctgttttccactcctcagaaaaatatattaaacaaaatgcagaGTTGCACAGTTCAAGCTACTGTCTGTTTGTTCATAAAGGAAAATGCTTTGTATGCAGAAATTTCAAGTGAGAGGAGATGCCAGGTCTCCAGAAGCAGCTATTATCAAACAAAGCAGCTGGAAAATTAATGCACTGGAGATGGCTGTGGCCGCAATCTCGGATATCAGCCAGCGTCTTCATCTCCCTTGGTAGGAGTCTGTTTTGAACTGCTTATTGTACCCACAAAGCCTAAGTGTTCTAGTTCTTTGTCATAAAATTCCTTCCCCTCTTTTATAGAGTATCGCTGTAACTGTCTAGTTATTCTTTCCACAAACCTTTGCTGACCCCTTACTAGGAGTGAGGCACTGAGAATGGTATATGAGAGTATTCAGTCTATTTTGGTTATAGGTAAAGAGGAATGGGCCATTTAAAGACCTAATCAGCTTGATTCTCCTCCTCCAAATCAAGGTCCTCCTTCTAGAAGCCTGCCTATGTCCTCTTGCCCTATCCACGCTGAAGTGGCTCTTTATCCCAGACAATTAAGAGGGAGAATCTGTGCTTCAGTGAGGTGACTCCATCATCCCTTTCTGACCACAGAAATCCAGCCATTCTGGAGTGGGGAAGGGTGTGTGTACACTCTCCCCAAACAAGGACACATCTGAATTCCAGATAATTGAAGAATTTGGTGTTTTAGGTAATCCTATATTCTGGTTAATTAAGAATTGTCACTTATATAAATTACCAGGTTGCAAACAAATAGAGCAAAAGGCTCTCAAGGTGGTGACTTTCTTTGCAtgaatcagggaaatgcacaccCAAGAgtttaataacaaaataatacactcttttctttttggacGGTCGatattttgtttatatgtatCATGACTAATAGCAATGGCTGCAATTCATCACATTAGAAAAGCAATCAACAGTTCTAGCTGTACTAAATTAAAATTGATTGAGACCCTCTGTGCCCCTGGCAGAAGATAATAATTACATCACTATTAACTACATAGCCAATAGCCAAAACTCTTTTGAACTTCTTTTAGTCTAAGAAGatctattatatattttaaagtcttaGCATATACAACCAaagcaaaatagaacaaaattaaaGCAAAGTCAAGTTAATGTATTTAATCTGGATCCTTCTGCAGAGAAAGCTACTCTCGTGTTTATCCGCCACTGGTAAAACATCTACTCTTGACTACGCACTGTcctagctgctctgcctgcttgATTCATTTTATCCTCACCACATCTACGGAGACACATAGGTACCCGCCTCATCTTGTAGATGGGAATTGAGGCCTAGAGGGATGGAGTAACCAGAGCAGGAGCACAGAGCCAAGGCAAAGCATTTGTTCTAATCAATGAGCAACTACACTCACCGAGACCTTGTAGATGAGTACAGGAAACACCTTGCACAGACATATGTTCAAACACTTAGAAAACAAAACGCTCTTCTTAGAAACCATATCTCAACTTTTGCAATCAATAGTTTTCTAAAGGATAAGCAAAATTGGCGTGTATCCAGAGTCTCAGGAGATATTCCTCTTGGAGCCAcagtccttccatctcttcttgGCCCACAGAATGTTCCGAAAAGCAGGCCAGGGACAGAGAGGAATACAGGAAATGAAGAATCATTAACCACACTAAGTGTCCTTAAGAACAGCTCTGATGTCATTTATCTCCACCTTCCAAGAATACTGGGATGGCCTTGCATAGACAAGTGACAAATATTGTCAATTAAGTCTATGAAGATAATGGCAAATGTCACTGAGAAAGATTTGTGTGAAGCATTACATTAACTCAAGCTAATGTCCCCTACTTGCAAGGATGGCCAGTGTGAGGTGACATGAGGTTAAGAGAGTCTGATCCATGGTTGGGTGGAGCTGAACTCTGTTCTGAGTATGCGGAAGTTAGATTATAGATCCTCAAGGGAAGTTTTTCCAGATGGATAGCAAAAGGCAAGCAAGCAGTAGCCTCCAACTCGAATGAACCTGTGTTCCTGGCTGGATTGTGACCACATATTAGACTCTAAGGGATGGTCAGAAGCAGTGACCAAGACACTCCCTGTTATAAAATTCTGAGGGAGCTGCAAACATGGGCAGGAGTTAGAAAGAAACTTTTTACTGgctttctcccagtctctgtggtgTCGACCCTTTCATAAAAGGAGCAACTTTAAACTAAGTTGTTTGATTCAAAGTATTTGATTCTGATTCCTCTCCTTTCTCGTCACTCTGATTCTTCCTGTATGGCAGTCACAGGCCAGTAGGGGAAGATACTCCCACTCCCCCAAAAATGCACAATGGTGGTGGTGGCCAGCTGACTCTCCATTTAATAAGGTCTTATCACCGTGGGGGAGAAATTGGCATGATGAGAGACCACGTGTTGCCTTTACTcactctgctccctcctctgcctaAGCTCTGTGCCTGAGGGAGCTTTATAGGTTCCCCAGATTTGACTGACAGAGCAAATGACCATGGGCTCATGTTCCCATGTACTCTCTCACGCTATACCTAACTCTTGTATTTGTCAATAAAAGAAAAGTCTGTGGCTGCTTACTTTTTTTGTAACCCACCCTTCTGAATGCTGTACTAGTaaaattatataatgacctttaTGAGACAATTGGAAATTTGAACACCCGCTCTATATTTAATGACATTAAGGAAACATTAAATTCTTATTTAGGAGTGAGAATGGTGTTGTGATAATATTATGTTCTTTTAAGAGTTGCTACCTTTTAGATatgaacaataaaatatttacagagtgaATAGTATGATGTCtaggatttgtttcaaaataacatGGGAGGGGTTGCAGCAGGTTGGGATATGGATGGAACAATATTGGCCTTGAGTTGATCACTTTTGAAGCTGGGTAATGGGTTCATCATGCtggattttgctttgttttgtttcttttgtatatattagaatttttccataaaagaaaGCTTTTTTAGAAAGAATCAAAATTGGTTAAAGTTACTTTAAATTCACAttagaaaatcatattttttcaaaataaaatatgtgcaatttTCATGATTTAATGTTAAATCGAATAGGAAGATCTAAAATTGGACATAAAATACTGTATGtccacatatatttacatatgcatGTGAATGGAAGGAGAAACTACACAAAATGGAAATTGTGCTCGCCCAAGCTGGtgagaatacatattcttttctttattcattgttacttttatgcattttccaaattttctggaaagaaaatatgtttgtaattttataaagttattttcataAACCATGCTTATGATGTTACATAAAAAAAGGTTACAGAACAGTGTATGATCTAGAACTccaattcttctttaaaatgtgtgtacacagtgtgggtgtatgtgtgtgtgtttatctaaaataaatagcatcggggctggcccggtggcgcagcagttaagtttgcacgttctgcttcggcagcccggggttggccggttcagatcccaggtgcagacatggcaccgcttggcaagccatgctgtggtaggcgtcccacatatgaagtagaggaagatgggcatggatgttagctcagggccagtcttcctcagcaaaaagaggaggattggcagcagttagctcagggctaatcatcctcaaaaaataaattaattaaaataaaataaaacaaacagcatCGAATTATTAATGGTGATTACCTCTGGGTGATGGCATCATTggtcatttctatttttgtttctttgcctcTGTGTGCATTTTCTTCAATTAATAAGTAtgttataatcagaaaaatgtaGCATGAAAATTAAAGATAGGTTTATTGTACttctttgtaaataaagaatTAGTTATACAGAGCAATATAACATATAAGTATACGGAACTATGTTGtataatatatacttataaaaCAGGTAGTAAGTCCAAGGGAATTTTAAATTCTCATTGAAAGCATATGTTAAACTTTTAAACAATGTTGATATAAAATCCTTTGAACAGTCGCCATTATATGGCAATGCTCTTGCCTTCATGTATTCAATTCCTTAATAATCATGTTTCATTTTCTGTCCATCTGCAGGTATATCCATGCCAGTACCAGTCTTTGGGCTACAGGATGATTCCAAGGTCTTTAAGGAAGGGAGTTGCTTACTTGCTGATGACAACTTTGTCCTGATCGGCTCTTTCGTGGCATTTTTCATTCCCTTAACCATCATGGTGATCACCTACTTTCTAACTATCAAGTCTCTCCAGAAAGAAGCTACTTTGTGTGTGAATGATCTTGGCACACGGGCCAAATTAGCTTCTTTCAGCTTCCTCCCTCAGAGTTCCCTGTCTTCAGAAAAGCTCTTCCAGCGGTCGATCCACAGGGAGCCTGGGTCCTACGGCAGGAGGACTATGCAGTCCATCAGCAATGAGCAAAAAGCTTGCAAGGTGCTGGGCATCGTCTTCTTTCTGTTTGTGGTGATGTGGTGCCCCTTCTTCATCACGAACATAATGGCTGTCATGTGCAAAGAGTCCTGCAACGAGGAAGTCATCGGAGCCCTGCTCAATGTGTTTGTTTGGATTGGTTACCTCTCCTCCGCAGTCAACCCGCTAGTGTACACACTGTTCAATAAGACCTACAGGTCAGCCTTTTCACGGTATATCCAGTGTCagtacaaggaaaataaaaaaccgTTGCAATTAATTTTAGTGAACACTATACCAACCTTGGCCTACAAGTCTAGTCAGCTCCAAAtgggacaaaataaaaattcaaagaaagatGCCAAGATGACAGATAATGACTGCACTATGGTTGCTCTAGGAAAACAATGTTCAGAAGATGCTCCTACAGACAAAATCAACACAGTGAATGAAAAGGTTAGCTGTGTGTGATAGACTAGTTGCCATGGCAACCGTGGAGGGCACACTGAGCAAGTTTTCACCTatctgggaaaaaaaaggaaatagggaGACTGGAAAAAATTAGGCTCATCTAGTGGAACCAACAATAATATTTATATGCATCATTTTATTCCATCAATGAAAAGCAGGGTTAAATGCCACAAAATGTGCACTTCAAAAATGTTCTGACAGCATTTAAGCTGTGAGCTTTATGATACTTATTTTTAACATTGTAAATGATAtatgtctttaaaataattagCTTTTATTGTATAATTACAATGAGGCCATAAATAGATCTAAATTAGCTTCTATTTTCAAGTGGAAACCTTGCTGCTATGTTGCTAATTGTTGGCATGAGTTGGTCAACTATTGCTGTAAATAAAAGTAGCTATAAACAGTGAAAAATTGGTTGACTATAAAGGcctcaaataaagaaaacttcGCTTTAAAACTTACCATGATACATATTTTGAACAACAACAAGACACTAAGGACAGTGTTATGAAGTCTGTATTGCTAAgattattaaatgaaatacttgACAACTTTTTCATTCCTGCTTTTTCATAGATGTCATTTTGAAATGTTCACAACGTTGCTGGCATTTGCTGCATTTCAGGCTAATTCCTCTCAGAagtgaaaaagattttaaatgttatttaataacgactgctgctttctcttctatttatgCTTAATTCTGAATTTCCAAGGTGGTCTTGTTTAGTGTTTGTTCTACCAGGTAAGCTATCAAAAGGATAATTTAACATTACCAAATGCATTTCTAGAAATTGCTTCTCCTAAGCAGCACCACAGAGGTCTTTGGTTACTTGCTCTGTAGTGACTGCATCGTGCATGTGCTCCTTTGAGCAGGAAGCCGTATTGATGTAACTGTGTCAGGATTGAGGAAAAAACTCAGGTTTTTGGCTACTGACAGCAGTAGGGTCCTAGGACATCTCTGTAAAAGGCAGTGACTTTCCTATTGGTACCCATCGGGTAAGCTGATGCTTTCAGATCAAtcaatttatataatttactaAAACTGTTCAGCTTTGGTTTCACAATCATCTATGGAGCGCATACTATCTGTGAAGGAATTTCCTAGCCACCAAGGATCTAAAAATACTTAAAACTAGATCTTTGCCTTTAAAGAAAATGTCCTAATTGAAACGGTCCTTgtcaaaaaaatgttaattaacaGACTTATTTTGAGAATcagttcaatttattttcttcttatctgGTTCAGAAACAGATTTGTTTCAACTCTGAGGGTAGTTTCTCAGTAACTTTCCTGATCGGTTGCCAGTGAATAACAGCCAAACAAAAAAGGGGGGCAAATATCACCTAAAGTCAAAATTGGCAATTAGTTTAGAAATAGGCATTTCAGCCTGGACCCAACCTATGACTATCAAAGTTTTGAGCAAAATTTTTGTTCCGCTTCCCTAAAAATCAACTCATTTATTACTCACTGAAATTGGATTCTCCTAAATAAAAAAGCAGTAATATAATATTTTGTAGAAAAGTTTGCTAAAGAGATCAACAACATTGAATTCACCTTGATATTATATAATTGTGCATTATTATTGGAATAGATGTTAGGTATGTGACTATAATACTGAAGCATTTCTATTGAATGAGAAATAGTTTTTTGCTCTAAgctgtttgaaaaaaattatagatttgAAGACTAAAGAATATGAGAGGTGCTATTGTGTGGTTGGAAATGCATTGGGGCTATCCTGATTATGTCCTTATACATACACTGAAAGGTGTTTTTTTCAAAGCTAGAATTTATATTAAGCCTCCAGTATCGAGGCTACATTTGAACTGAACTACTTCAATGATTATACCATACTAACTCGTCAAAATACAAATGTTAAAAAGTCTCACTCTAATGTATTTTGCCTTAGTTTATAACTCTGCTCATCTCATTGTATACTAGAGAAAAGATTACAGATTCTACCCCTATATACTCAATCTTGATCAGAATCAACATAAATACTGCCTGACAGATGTCTTTTGactaaatatattacaaatgtGTATGTTTTTTCTCTCCATAAGTATCTATTCAAGTGTATATAGACAAACATATATCTGTATACATGTACAGACCTGTTCCCATGCactttatttaatgtttatatatttatacggAGAAAAAGCAAGAGTCATTAATGAAGACACTCAGTATATAcacatgtgtgcatgtttgtATCATGTCAATTTAAATGTGAATTCATGTTCTAATCTTTCTATGACCTTCCATTGCTGTCAAAGCAGATTAAAATGTAACAGAATTATCGGCTCTTTAAATAAACTGGAAGTTGACCTAATTTTGGGGAAGACACAATTCTATGAGGGTGGGGAAAACCATGATCGATCTTAAATAAAATGGTACCTTTGGGCCTTGTGTTTAGTCTGGGGACTTTCTAACTACAGAGGCTTTTTAAATACACCCCCTACTCCAGTGAAACAGTCTTTGAATGATATATGGAGCTATGATTAAAGGACTCACTCCTAGTTAATCCTATTAAAATAGGGTAAATAACCTTACTCTACTTTAAGTTGAATGGTAGATTCTTGTATACTTAAAGAAAGGAATTTAATGTCATAATTAGGGAAAACTCTGTTTAAACATGCTTAATCTCCTTGGCCACAGCGCCATCTCGTGGTCATTTTTTAAAGTGCTACTGCGGCCAAATTGAACTAAGTTCCTGTACCGCTTTTGGCAAAGGATGCTTCTTCCATTTGTGCATCAATGAAACATATTTATAAAGTGTAAAATTATTCTGTGCCATGTGTAACAAATATAGTGAGGATTATTTTATGTAATGATTTTAATCAAGGCGATTGTAAAAGATTTcaagaaagaatgaataattgTAAATAAAGTATACTCAAAAATGAATGCAATTTTGTGAAGCCATAGCTGTGCCTACTAAAGGCAGATGCCCAAAACCTCCCAGGACATCAGGCTTGGAACTCCAGATATCATCCAGATATTATGAGAGGACAAAGTCTGTGCTTCTGGAGCTCAGTGAGAGAGCTGGGACCCACCTGGTCCAGTTAGATTTATGATTGTGATACAGTTTCCAGTTACCTGCAGCAGAAAAAGGCTCTGTGTTTGATCACTAAATCTGGTTCCACACAGCCTTGGAACATAGAGAACGGCTGCTGTATCCCCGACACAGGCAGGTACCTGTGGGTACCTGTGTACAGGTGTGCCCCAAGACACGCACAGgtgcatttacacacacacacacacacacttaatcacatacacatacacacattttcacAGGAGATAACTTCAGGAATTAAAGTAAAACCAAGGAGACACAGTATCCTTAAATAAACTGGAAAGTTGCCCTGGTTCGTCACTTCACCTCTAAGTGTAGGAAAAGCTTATGAAGCAGGGACAGTAGGTATCTTTTCCAGGTGTTTATAGCTCCAGGTGTTGAGTatccaccatgtgccaggcattacgCAGGTTGCTTCACTTGCTTTACCTGATggaatcttcacaacaatcctacaaggtaggtattattattccttctttctcatagattaagaaattgagattcagagcAGTTAGTAAcatgcccatggtcacacagctggcaagaaAAGTGGCAAGTTCAAGCCAGGGTCATCTGACTCTGAAGCATAAATTCTTTCCCCTACCCAATCCCATACAGGAGAAAGAGCGATGGGTTCAGGACCAAAACGTGCAAGTTCCCGTCTTAGCTTCTCTGCTCGCTGGTTATATGAACTTGGACAATCCACTTAATAACTCTGTGCCTCGATTTTGTTGTCTCTAAAATGGAGCTATTAGTACCTGTCCTGGCTAACTGACATCGCTTAAATGAGATCATGGCTATGGCTGTGCTTAATAACCTGTAAAACACTATGTAAATGTTATAAACAcgctgttattaaaaagaaaaaaaccacaaattaTTAGCCATCAGAGCAAATTCTGGACAAAGTTGTGGGATAGGAAAAATTATTATTCAACAGCTTCTACTATCCTTCCTGTAAAtgcttctcattttttaaaactttttacttCTGCCTTGTCCTCATCATGACACAGAGCTCCCTTGTTGGTACCCTTTTTTCTATGCTTCCACCAAAACTTACCCATGCTATGACCCATTCCCTCAGGTTTCTACTCTCTGCTAGAGCACTAATAAGTAATTCGAGCTGATAAACCATTGTCTGTCACTGAGACCCTGTAGCTGTCCACCATAATCATACTCCAAAAGGCAGAAACCAAAGGCAAAACATTAGACACCagtgagaaagaaatttggagACAAGAAATATTTTCCCAGTATCACTCAGCCCCCTCAAAAAAACAAGTACCTTCAGACTCttcataatttatataaagttttataacaatattgaattttaatccacaataataatgataattttgaaagaaacatCTGTGACTTTTAAGATTTCATTCTAAACTGAGAACAATAATAATGTTACTAAGCTTATTCTCAAGTTCAAAGCCACTGGATGTTTGCCCCAGCAAATATGCAGTAAGACAAAACTTCTTTgttaatttttgattatttttgcaGGTGGTTTGCAAAAACAAATGGTTTCCTTATTTTCCCTCAGCAGTATACACACCAATCACAGCTCTATTCTTCCTTTTTGCTATTTAACAGCAGTATGTCCACCTAAGCCAACACATTATGGGAAGTTTTCATACCCAGTGGAGCCTCTGGATTTGATGTGACTCCATTGCTGCAGAAGACCGAAGCAGGAAACCTCGCTCCAATCTGCCACTCCTGTGTGACCCTGAACAAGTCAAAGCCACTTTTCCCTCAAGTGTATAATGAAGGTCTTAGAGTCAATGATCTCTGCAGGAAGTCTCTTCTAGGTCTGTGCTTATCTGAATGCTAGGGAAACCAGTCAAGCCTTCAATGAACCAAGGCACAGCTTTATATGTGAAGAATATTCTGGAACTCACGATTCTCACATTCTCCTAAATTCTTTagatgaatttcaaataaatgacagcttttaattttatataggTATCTTATGAGAAAAATCAAAGGTTAATGATCTAAGGGATTTCTAAGGTAGGAGATCAAGAGTCAGATCTCGACAGAAATGATTCCTGCTGTGGCATTCTTCTCAGTCAGCCTGTCTCCTGCACAGGTTGTAGCTGCTGTGAGATATTGGGTTGCTCTTTTTAACAGCCTCCAGACATTCTGAGGAACAAGTGCTCTCACTACTTGAGTTCAATTTCCTTGAagggttaaaatttaaaaactcaaaaagatttaaaattcatGGAGCCGAAAAGATCTCTTTTTTTAGAAGCTCGATTTTTGTTGAAAGTGAGCCAAGgtcatttaagtttttatttagaattaaGATTATGAGATCTTAAAAGGGTCTTTACTCTGTCTTCTAGAGAACAGCACAATTTGTACTTCCTGTCCTACGCTTATTTCAGATATTGAAAGGTAGTATGTCCCATTATTCAGATGATATTGTCTAAGTTAGGGTGACTCCAAGTGCAGAACTGAAACAAGAACTCGGGTGCAGGTTGTTTATGTGGGAAGTGATCCTAGGAAGCAGATAGAattaaggaagaagtaaaagtccATTTAAGAATGTGGTATCAAGGGTACTGCAGACAGTTAGGGCTCAGTTCCGCTAGCAGTGGGAGATGAGTCGAAACTCTTCACCACAGCTGCCTGAAGGCCAAGGTGGGCCAAAGGCACCTGGTCAAGATCTGGCATGAATGTTTTACCCGGCTGGTGATTAAAATCAATgctcccccagggctggccccatggccgagtggttaaattcacgcgctccgctgcaggtggcccagtgtttcattggttcgaatcctgggcgcggacatggcactgcttatcaaaccacgctgaggcagcgtcccacatgccacaactagaaggacccacaacgaagaacatacaactatgtaccaggggactttggggagaaaaaggaaaaaaataaaatctttaaaaaaaaaaaaagcaatggtcCCAAAAATGAATATGCCTCTTCAATAGAAAATGGTACTATTATGGTtaacaacaa
Above is a genomic segment from Equus caballus isolate H_3958 breed thoroughbred chromosome 17, TB-T2T, whole genome shotgun sequence containing:
- the HTR2A gene encoding 5-hydroxytryptamine receptor 2A isoform X2, with product MHLCAISLDRYVAIQNPIHHSRFNSRTRAFLKIIAVWTISVGISMPVPVFGLQDDSKVFKEGSCLLADDNFVLIGSFVAFFIPLTIMVITYFLTIKSLQKEATLCVNDLGTRAKLASFSFLPQSSLSSEKLFQRSIHREPGSYGRRTMQSISNEQKACKVLGIVFFLFVVMWCPFFITNIMAVMCKESCNEEVIGALLNVFVWIGYLSSAVNPLVYTLFNKTYRSAFSRYIQCQYKENKKPLQLILVNTIPTLAYKSSQLQMGQNKNSKKDAKMTDNDCTMVALGKQCSEDAPTDKINTVNEKVSCV
- the HTR2A gene encoding 5-hydroxytryptamine receptor 2A isoform X1, producing the protein MDILCEENTSLSSTTNSLMQLNDDTRLYNSNFHSGDTNTSDAFNWTVDSENRTNLSCEGCLSPPCLSLLHLQEKNWSALLTTVVIILTIAGNILVIMAVSLEKKLQNATNYFLMSLAIADMLLGFLVMPVSMLTILYGYRWPLPSKLCAIWIYLDVLFSTASIMHLCAISLDRYVAIQNPIHHSRFNSRTRAFLKIIAVWTISVGISMPVPVFGLQDDSKVFKEGSCLLADDNFVLIGSFVAFFIPLTIMVITYFLTIKSLQKEATLCVNDLGTRAKLASFSFLPQSSLSSEKLFQRSIHREPGSYGRRTMQSISNEQKACKVLGIVFFLFVVMWCPFFITNIMAVMCKESCNEEVIGALLNVFVWIGYLSSAVNPLVYTLFNKTYRSAFSRYIQCQYKENKKPLQLILVNTIPTLAYKSSQLQMGQNKNSKKDAKMTDNDCTMVALGKQCSEDAPTDKINTVNEKVSCV